A window of Salvelinus alpinus chromosome 31, SLU_Salpinus.1, whole genome shotgun sequence contains these coding sequences:
- the LOC139561553 gene encoding equistatin-like isoform X2 → MAILTILLLVSTAFALGDAMMRPKTPCEDARHAALNGSIGAYVPTCDYNGQYTPEQCWGSTGYCWCVTSTGQKIPGTETPPGTAINCSTKMKGVGSKM, encoded by the exons ATGGCGATATTGACCATCCTTCTGCTTGTCAGCACGGCTTTTGCTCTGGGAG ATGCTATGATGCGACCCAAGACCCCATGTGAGGATGCTAGACATGCCGCTTTAAATGGCTCAATTGGAGCCTACGTCCCCACGTGTGATTACAATGGACAATACACCCCCGAGCAATGTTGGGGCTCTACAG GTTACTGTTGGTGTGTGACCAGTACCGGACAGAAGATCCCGGGTACTGAGACTCCACCAGGCACTGCTATCAACTGTTCcaccaag ATGAAAGGTGTTGGAAGTAAGATGTAG